The Acomys russatus chromosome X, mAcoRus1.1, whole genome shotgun sequence genome segment ccaggctagccagggttacaaagtgagaacatgtccccaaacaaacaaaaacccaaactatTTTGCTCCCTATCTAGAAGCTCATGAGGCCTATTGTTCTAGAGCTATAGCTCCAGGTGACAATAACTGGTCCACTGTATTTTAAACAGAAATTGCCAGACCATTAGCCATTTGGGGCATTCCCTATGACAAGGTGTACAGCCATCAAAGAAGGCCTAGGGTGTCAATAGGTATTCCATTTGGGGCTTTCTgttataaataacaaaacaacttgACATCAAAAAGGTTGTTTTGGAAGGACGTTGCTTACAGGAGTCATCAAGGAGGCTGAGGATTCtaaaatggaggaagggaggacacacagacacaccctgccAGTGGAGCTGGTAGCCTGCTGCATCCCCATCAATGGCTCCACGCCACTGTGGCCCTGAGCTGTCACTGCTGTTTCTGGATTCCTGGTCCTCACATATGCCCCTCCAGACTGCAAGGCCTGGCAACAGCAGTGTGATGGCCTTGGCTGGGGCCCTCCATGTGAGTCCCAAAGCTACTCAGCATCCCAGAAGTACAGGTCTGTGAGTCTCCATGCACACTGCAGTGGTAGCTTTCTCCAGCCATCAGAGGCCCGCCAGCACTGGCCAGTAGCCCTTTCCCTGAACGGATTCATTCTGCCTAAATGAGAAATGTGGGTCACTGCTATGCCGTGGGAATGAGAAGATGATCAGCACTCAAGGGTGCTCCTAAGATTCTTTTGTATGTGGTACCATGCAGGGCACAGAAAAGGTTCATGGCAAACCACCAGAACCCACTCAACGAGCCCTATATTGGGCTATGGCCcagaaagaacacagaaaggcTGATGAGGAATAAAGCTGAAGGTCTCAGCCTGAGCAGGAGCAGCACCAAGGGCTGTGGCTTTTACAGGTGCTTCTGTGCAGGAAGTGGGGCAAAAGCTTTCTGTTACTGGaccattttactttttctttatgcTGCCTACCAGCTGGTATTGAGGAAAATACAAGAGTACTGTAAAAATGGAGGGGGCATTCTCCCCCCTCAATAGCCCTTCCTTTACTCCTCCTTCCCAACACGCCATCCTCCCACAAGGCTATCTTGTGCCACCAGATATGCGGTCATTgagcttttaaacttttttttttcatgtccagtttggattttaattttattaggttTATTAATCTTACTTTATGTTTGATTTGCCtgaatgtatgagtgtgtgtaccaCGTGTGCCTGGTGACTAAGATCACAAGAGAGTGTTGGACGCCCCTAGAGATGGAGTTATAAATGATTTTGAACCACTGTGTAGGTGCTATGAATCAAACCCGGATTCTcaataagagcagcaagtgttcttggcctcctgagccatctccctgccccctAGTTTAGCTAAGGCTTTACATTAAGCCTCTCCATACTGGTTCTAtgccatgcttttcttttttccttactaACATTATGTCTTGGACATCTTTCCCTATCAGCACTTGATAAAACTTACAACTATTGCATAGCTATAATTCCATACTACCCAACTGTCAAAATTGAGTACAGTTGAGTGCTAGCTACTAGCAAACTGCTCTCTAAAGCTGCTAGGTCACATGTCCATCAAGTGCTTAAATCTTCTCACTCCTCTTCTGAGctgaaactagaaaggatcaaGAAGACAAAACTATTGCTTTCTAAGGAGCAGCATATGCTTCTCTGGTGTATTCATTGACCCATCACTGGATCGCAGTGAGGTTGAACACTGACAGCGCCCAGGCTTTTTGAGTTATGATGAGCCTCCTCCCAAAAACTGTTGGTAGAAACAGAACATTAGTGCAGTCACTCAAGACAGCAGTTTGGCAATAGATGCTTAAAACTCTGGCACCCTGATCTTTCAGTCTCACGGACtagacaaacacacatgtgtacaaaggGATAGCTTTCTTTTATGTCCAAAGCTGCCAAATGGTGGTGAGAATCTAAATGTCTAGCAAAAGGGCAATATATTAAATACCATAAGAAATAACATTGAGTGAAAAGGCCAAGTTGCAAAATGATACCACACATTCTACCATTTATGTTCATTTTAGAAACACACCCAGTAGCTTgtggataaacacacacagaaacacacacacatacacactcatacactcacaacacacacacacacctacacactcatacactcagtTGTGGACACATGTCTAGAGATACAGACAAGGAGTAAGCACCGTTTTCTGGGAGTTGCTTACCTCTGTGGAGAATGTACATAAGGTGTGAGGAATTCACCTGTGCCGGAGTTATTCTAGAGATGGATTTGAAGCATCATGGCCAACCGTTAAACCTTGTGTAGATGGGCACCCTGCTATCTGTCCCACAGCACTCTGTTGGCACATCCCCGTTTGTGTCACTATACTCAAATGTGTAACTGGCActcagatatatatatgtatatacatacatatatatttttttaatccatctgAGAGTTTCTATTTTCTCAAAGGCGATTTGAATTTGCCCATCCATACAGTTTGGCTTTATTTATCCCATTGTTTCTCTGTGGgctttttcctctcatttttccctctttAGTCCACTTTTCCTTACAGCAGCCAAGTATACACTTTAGTTCTATTTCTTAAAGAAGTCTTTGGTGTTCTGATGAACATTTTTAGAGAAACCTAGTTTGTCTAGAGTTGAGAACACTGAAACATGGTACTTTTGTTGCCAATGCAAGGAATCAAATTATAGTTACCTGGTATCACCGTTTCAGACAAAACCCAAACGATGCCATTGCTCTGTGTCAAACTAAAGGAGAACTTTAATAAGCTTTTACACCACTGCAAATACAGGAACATTAACCCATAACATGCAACAAAAGTGATTTTTGTCTCTCCAACACATTTAACAGATAAACCTGACATCAACACGTAAGAGCAACATAGTCTACAGAACAAATAtgatttgtttccattttcagattAGAAAATTTATGTTCTTGCTGCAATCTCAAGTAGCATTTAGAAAGTTTAGTTTCCCCTTTCTACCTTCTAAAAGAGAGAATGATTCTTAAATGTAATTGTACACGACCATTTTCACATTGGAAAGAATCACGAGAAATCAACAAGTTTAGTTGACCAACTGATTTCATTGCCATTGTTACTTTTGAAGGAGGGCTCCTGTAGTATTGTGGGTTTTAGATAGGGAAAACAACCAGGTTAGGAGTAGAGAGCCTTGGCCTTTAGAGTGGCGGCGGGAACATGCAGCGGCACACGGGGCAGGTGCCAGACTTCTGAAGCCAGATGGACACACATGGCTTATGGAAATAGTGGTGGCATGGGAGCTCGGTTGCCACCTCTCCCTTCACATATTCACTGCAGCAGATGGGACAGCACATTTCTTGGCCCACCGCGCCATGATCTTCAGTGACCAGGATCTCAGGAAGCGCATCGATGCTCTCCTTGCTTGCAGGTGGGTTAGCCACCTCTACATCCACAGCGAGAGACTCCAAATGCGCAAGGGCAGTCTCCATCGCCTGGGCCAGCCGCTCTTCAAGAGCCATGTAGGTCAGGAACTGAGGATCCACATAGGAGATGGCTTCTGCCACTCCCAAGCCATCTGCAAAGCCATCAAACAGGCTCCAGTCCACTTCGAGGTCTTCGCTCACGCTGGAGTCGTCTTCCAGGTTGTTGTTTCCATCCAGCATGAACATCCCAGGCTGCATCAGCTCATGGCTAGACTCATTATCACCCTCACTGCTGCTCTCGTTCTCGTTGTACCGCAGCCAAGggatctctccttcctccagagaGGCCTGCTCTTCTTCCTGAAGACACGGTTCCTGTGCTTCTTCAGGATAGCCACTGGCACCGTTGCCAACACTGGTACTGGCGAGGCTCCCAGCACCACTGGTGTTCACGTGCCCTCGAGCCTGCTGAGGTTCCCGTTCTTCCTTTCCTGGCAGAGGCTCCCAGCTTTCCCCACTGGAAGACTGGGGTTGCTCCCGACTACGATACTTACGACGCAGAGCAGCCACCCACTCTTTGTCACTATCAGAGTCTTCTTCATAGTATCGGTAGTAGTCATCCGTGTATGCCCAGAAGTCAGGGTCAGCCATGGTTCGCCGCCGTCTTGACACTTTCTCCGGTTTCACTTGCTCGTTCCTGGCATCCTTCTTGTCTTCGGGGTACCTTGGCTCAGCCGAGCTGCTGGCACCCTCACCTCGGCCTCTTCTTGCTAGGCCCTCTGCATGATGGGCTTCCCCAGCATTGGCAGCATCCCTCCACCTGGAAGTACTGGGTGGcacatcatcgtcatcatcagtatcaaaaaatatttttggtttcatGCAAGTTGGAGTCGCCACATTCCGGACTTTTGGTCTCACCACCGGTTCCTCGGCACTCTTTGGGGTGTTTTCCCCACCACTACAAATACTCACAGGAGCCCTGCTAGGACGTGCTGGTACATTCTGCCTCCCCCTCTCCAAGCTGTTGTTACCTCTTGCAGCTGCCCTGCCTTCAGCAGAAGGGATCTGAGAAGCCATGCCATTTTGCTTCAAGAACTCAGCCCTGTTAGCAGGGCACCTCGCAGCAGGGGGTGTTCCTACCTTGCCACGCTCCTCTTTCCCATCATGGCTAACACTAGAGAAGCGGGGAGGCCTTGCCCCCTTCTCTGGATCATCCTTAAACTTGCCAGGTTTGCCTCTCACTGGCAGTCGGTCAACAggcccagccccctcctcctcactATCACGCGCCCCCAGAGTGTCAGTGTGTCCATAAGCAAATCCTCTTCGGCTTCCCGAGGCCCTGTACTCTCGTGGAGGATACCTGGAATAATCCTCATTATCAACATTGAGGCTGGCTCCTGAGTTCTCAGTGTCATCCCAGCGACGGCGTGTGCTGGCAAACGGTGACCGGCTCCTTTTGCTTTGACTGGGGGCTGATCTGTGCATTGGGACGTCAGCTGTTGTCCTCCTCTGGCAGGTAATCCTTTTCTGCTGGCTCCCGGATGGCCTGAAACTGACATAAGCATGGCTTCTTCCATAACTCCTGCCTCTACGGGACTGAGACCCTCCTTCTGATTTGGGCCGCACAGGCTTGCTAGATCCCTGACCCATGGCTCTGCCTCGGTTTCCAATAGAGCTGGGATGCAGGGGCAAAGACTCTTGCTCCCAGTTCAGAACCACACAACAAGGAGATCTAGTGTTCCTTCAGGAGGCAGGTAACAGAAACATAGGGGCCCTTTAAAATTAAGTTTCACTTTCTTCTAAGGCCTGAGGTAGCATTCCAGTGACTGTCTGGTGTAGACCTGgaacacatttttaatgtttgcaAAATGATTACAAGATTGGGttcatgggggcggggggtggggtggggaagcagACAGTGGAGAATAAGACAGaaagtgtgtgggggtggggggtggggagcagggcg includes the following:
- the Pja1 gene encoding E3 ubiquitin-protein ligase Praja-1 isoform X1, producing the protein MHRSAPSQSKRSRSPFASTRRRWDDTENSGASLNVDNEDYSRYPPREYRASGSRRGFAYGHTDTLGARDSEEEGAGPVDRLPVRGKPGKFKDDPEKGARPPRFSSVSHDGKEERGKVGTPPAARCPANRAEFLKQNGMASQIPSAEGRAAARGNNSLERGRQNVPARPSRAPVSICSGGENTPKSAEEPVVRPKVRNVATPTCMKPKIFFDTDDDDDVPPSTSRWRDAANAGEAHHAEGLARRGRGEGASSSAEPRYPEDKKDARNEQVKPEKVSRRRRTMADPDFWAYTDDYYRYYEEDSDSDKEWVAALRRKYRSREQPQSSSGESWEPLPGKEEREPQQARGHVNTSGAGSLASTSVGNGASGYPEEAQEPCLQEEEQASLEEGEIPWLRYNENESSSEGDNESSHELMQPGMFMLDGNNNLEDDSSVSEDLEVDWSLFDGFADGLGVAEAISYVDPQFLTYMALEERLAQAMETALAHLESLAVDVEVANPPASKESIDALPEILVTEDHGAVGQEMCCPICCSEYVKGEVATELPCHHYFHKPCVSIWLQKSGTCPVCRCMFPPPL
- the Pja1 gene encoding E3 ubiquitin-protein ligase Praja-1 isoform X2, with protein sequence MGQGSSKPVRPKSEGGSQSRRGRSYGRSHAYVSFRPSGSQQKRITCQRRTTADVPMHRSAPSQSKRSRSPFASTRRRWDDTENSGASLNVDNEDYSSTSRWRDAANAGEAHHAEGLARRGRGEGASSSAEPRYPEDKKDARNEQVKPEKVSRRRRTMADPDFWAYTDDYYRYYEEDSDSDKEWVAALRRKYRSREQPQSSSGESWEPLPGKEEREPQQARGHVNTSGAGSLASTSVGNGASGYPEEAQEPCLQEEEQASLEEGEIPWLRYNENESSSEGDNESSHELMQPGMFMLDGNNNLEDDSSVSEDLEVDWSLFDGFADGLGVAEAISYVDPQFLTYMALEERLAQAMETALAHLESLAVDVEVANPPASKESIDALPEILVTEDHGAVGQEMCCPICCSEYVKGEVATELPCHHYFHKPCVSIWLQKSGTCPVCRCMFPPPL